In Lentimicrobiaceae bacterium, the DNA window GAACCAATTAATACTGATGGAAAATTTGCTATTGCAAATAGTGACGGCAATTCATCACTCGTATTTGACGTTGGCTTATTTACAGCTCCATACGATTTAACAGGAGAAACAGCCATATATCTGGACTATGATCGCAATTTCCAGGATTATGCTGGTGATGGTGAAATAAGTGTAAAAGTGTATTCAGGAGGGACCGGAGCCGGTAACTTTGAAGAACAATTAGACTGGGCAACCACCGATGATCCTGGTGCCGGTGTTCATAAAACATATATGATTGACCCAAGTGGTTATGCAGATCCTTCAAATGTGTATTTTGAATTCTGGTATTCTACAAATGGTAATACCTGGGCTTGGTTTTTTGCCATTGATAATGTATTGGTAACCAATGTTGCTCCAGCTGTACGTTCGTTCCAGGCTTACAAAGTTTTCCATGATGGAGTTCTGGTTGCTGAAGTTACTCAGCCTATGTATCAATATGGTACCAATGGTGAAGCGCTCGTGGACGGAGAAACTTATCTGGCTGAAGTTGCTGCAGTATTCAGTACCGGACAGTCAGACAGGGCCAGCTACACCTGGACATACATTGCATGCGATAACTATCCGACTCCTGGTAGTTTTGCTGCTGTTCAGTTAGAGGGAACTATTGATGTGTCTCTGACCTGGACAACTCCAACAATTCCGCCGGCTGACGATCAGATAGCATTTGCCCGCATTTACCGTGATGGTGAAGTATTGGCAGAAGTTACCGATGGCTCATATCTGGACGAATCATTAGACTTTGGTACTTATACCTATTGCATCACCTTTGTTTATGAAAGTGGTGCCGAAACCTGCCCTGCTACCATTTGTCAAACAGTGGAAGTAACAGGTGCCGGTACTGTAAACGGTAACGTAAAAGCCGCTGCATATCTTGGTGGCGCCAACATTGAAGGTGCTGAAGTCAAGTTGACTAACACAGATGACAACAGCATTGTGTTTACCTTTACTACCAATGCAGCCGGTAATTATAGCGGTGAAGTTTTGGCTGGAACATATGATTATTTGGTAAGTGCCAGCGGTTATACTTCTGCTACATTATCTGATGTATTTGTGGCTGAAACAGCTACTGTTACCAATAACTTCGTCTTGATGGAGTATCCTTTCCCGGTAAGCAATGTTGTGGCTGTTGATCAGCAGTCAAGCGCATTAATTTACTGGAATTCACCAGGAACAACATCGGGTGGCAGCAATACTGTTTATGAAGAGTTTGACAATGGTATGCCATCCATGCTGGTAACAGATACTCCTGCAGCCAGCTGGACAGTAGCCAATGACCTGCTGAACCTGAATACAACAGGTGCTGGCGTGTGGCGTTCAGCTTATTACAATTCGGAGTTTACCGATTTTGTGTATGAGGTTGAAATGCAACGTACTGTTGGATCTACTACCGGTTCTATGGGTATTTATGTCAGAGGAAACGGCTTTATGAATCCGATTGCAGGTAATGGTGGCTATGCTAATGTATTTACCATTACTCAGGGCGGTTCATACTGGTATGCAACCATGCTCAATGGTGACCTTATGGGTGACTGGACAGGATGGTTAACCTCAACTGCTATCAATACCGGTGGGCCAAATGTAATATCTGCTGTTGCGTCAGGATCAACCATTCAGTTTATGGTCAATGGTATTCTGGTGCATACTGTAACCAATACTACTCTTACAGGTGGCTATTGTGGCGTATTTGCCCATGAGGGCACTGCTGCTGCAACTACTGTTTGGGATTATATGATGATTGAACCGGGGGCAGTTGTGCGCAACTATGCTACCAACAATGTATCACATGAAACCAAAGGTAACCTGCAGGAAGTGTTTTTAACTTATGAAAATAATGTTGAACCGAAAGGTCTTGAAGTTCATACTCCTAAAACCGGCAGTAGCCGCGAATTAACCGGATATAATGTTTGGCGTACCTCTTGCGATGGGTCAGCCGGACTTACATTCTTAGGGTATACACTGGATACCACTTTTGTTGATAATCAGTTTGGAAATCTTGACGCCGGAGTTTACAAATGGGCAGTCGAAGCTGTTTATACCAACAATACAGCTGAGCCTCAATTCTCCAATTGTCTGGATAAAGATATGGTTACAACTGTAAGCGTATCCGTTATTACCAACAGCCTTGACAGTCCTGAAGAAACAGACGTAATGTTTACCAATACTTCAGAGCCTGATCTTGAATTGGTATATGAAACTACTCTTGATGCTTCAGGTGTTTATACCTGGGATGAATTCCGCAAGGGAACCTATGATATCTATGTTGAGAAGAATGGTTTCGCTCCTATCTCCATTACTGGTTATGTAATTGATGGACCTGAAGTTTTTGAATGGGTTCTCGAAGAATTACTGCTGCCGGTAGCCGATTTGTATGTAACCCCAACAGGTTATGCTACATGGAGAAATGGTGGCATCATTCCTTTCGAGCCATTTATGGAAGATTTCAATAATGGTTTACCAGAGTCATGGACCATCGTTGATGGAGGATCTAATAGTTTTACCTGGGGACTTACCACAAGTTACAATGGTAACAGTATTGACGGTACACCGTTTATGTTTGCCAATTCTGATGCAGCTGGTTCAGGTTCAACCATGGACGAGCAGCTGATTTCTCCTGTTATCAATGCTGAGAACGCTGATGAACTCTATCTGATGTTTGATTACGTATATCAATATATTGGAAATGAGCATTTCTCGGTAGATGTTTATGATGGAGCCGACTGGGTGGAAGTATTCTACACTGCAGCTGATTCTGGTCCGTTCCCATGGGGACCAACCGTTAGTGAATCAATTGACGTTACTGAATATGCCAACCCAATGTTCCAGGTACGTTTCAATTATGTTTCAAACGGATGGAACTGGTATGTAGCTGTTGATAATGTGGTGGTTACAGACAACATGGATCGCTACGCCAACCGTGAGTTACAATACTACAAAGTATGGCTCGATGGTGTTTTTGCAACCGATACTGAAAATACTTTCTATCAGTACGACACCCAGAATCTTATTCCTGGTCAGGAATATCTGGCTGAGGTGGCAGCTATGTACACTACCGGAATGTCAGCAAAAATGCAGTATGTATGGACTTATCTTCCATGCGATAGCTTCCCTGGTCCAGTAGTATTTAACGGCGAAGTTATTGACGAAACCGACGTGTTGCTTACATGGTCTGACGTAGTTCCTCTGGAACTTATTCAGATAACCCAGAATCCGGGTGCACCTGCTAACGGTTATTACCAGAACTATGGTTATGGATATGGTGTAGCTTATGACCTGAGTGCTTATCCTGATGCATTGGTTAACAGTCTTGACTTCCACCATGCTTCGTGGGGAGTTACCGGGACATGGAATTACAAAATCCATATCTACAACTGGGATACCAAAACTCTGATCGGAACTTACGGTCCATTCCAGACTACCGGCAACGATATCTGGGAAATGGGCGTCGAGTTAGGCGATATTTCGACTGGTGGTGCAAGTACTGTAGCCCTTTTGATGGAGCCGTTGAGCAACTCTGCTACTGATGCTTATCCTGATCTTTCATCAGACAATGAAGCCAATCCTCAGGGTTCTATCTATGGACCGCTGTCAGATGTAAATGCCATTGGATCTTCAACCATTGGAAACTTCCTGATGAATATGTATATCTACACGGCTTATGGCGCTGTTCAGGCTACTCCGGTTAATTTTGACCTGGTTAAGGCACCTGCTGCACAATCGCGATTGGCTAATACCAACAATGTGGAAATACCTGTGATTCATCAGTCAGTGAACAAAACCAGCCGTATTGACGACCCGTTTATGGGAGCCAATATCTATCGTGATGGTATGATGATTGCTGAAATGGTAGCTGATACATTCTATCTTGATATGGATGTTGATCCCGGTACATACAACTATTGCATTACTTATGTTTACGAAAGTGGTGCTGAGTCATGTGCCGATGCTAATTGTATTGAAATTTCACTTACCGAAGACTGCGTTGCACCGGTTAATCTGGTTGCAGAACTGGTAGATGGAACCAATGAGGTTAGTCTGATGTGGAATCAGGTTCAGGCTCAGGAATTCAGGTATGATGATGGCGTTGCAACAGGTCAGCTTGGAAGTTCAACAGGTACAATCAATACTGTTTTGGGTGCAAAACATAATGAAAGTGCTGAATTGACAGAGATGAGCTGGTATCTGACCAATGAAGGAGGCCCGCACACAACCGTGCAGATTTACGTATTTGGCCTTACAACTGCCGGATTGCCTGATGGTAACAATGTGCTTTATACAGCCTCTGTTTCTAATACTGACGATACCTGGAACACGCATACCTTCCCTGCTGCAATTATGGCAGAAGGTGGATTCTTTATCGGAGTCGGTGCTAATGGTTTTGTTGCCCTTGGTACTGATGATGGTGTTGGAGCTCCATATGTATTCCAGAATAATACCCATTATTTTGTTGGCGACTACACAGCTGGCGGATGGGAAACATGGGAAACCTATAACTTTACATTAAATGGTTTGATTAGAGCCATGGGCGTTCCGGGTGCTACTGCATCTTATGCTGTAAATACCAATACAACTACCGCTTCTAATAGTGACTTTGTATACGCTGCTTCCTCGCAGCCTGTAATTACAGGTGAACCAAAGTGGGAAACAAGCGCACAAAGTGCTGATAGAGAGTTTGTAGGGTATAATATCTACAGAGAAGGCGCACTTTTAGAAGAGCTATGGCCTGAAACAACCTATACTTATGTAGAGGTTACTCCTGGTAACACATGTTATACCGTAACTGCAGTTTACAGCTTGTGCGGTGAGTCTGAGCCTTCAAATGAAGCATGTGTTGATGTTCCTGTTGGTATTGATAATCCTGACATGAATAGTGTTATGGTATATCCAAATCCATCAAACAGCATAGTAAATCTCAAATTAACTCAAAACATCAGCCAGGTAGTTGTTTACAATTATGTTGGACAGGTTGTTTTTGAGCAGAATATTACCAAAGCACAGATTATTGGCTTGAATGTTAGTCAATATGAGTCTGGCGCCTATCTGGTTAAATTTGTAACCCGTTCAGGCGAAAGCTTTGTTAAGAAAGTTGTCGTAACCAAATAATCGTTCAATCGATGTAATTGAAAAGGGCCTCCGTGCGGAGGCCCTTTTTCATAAAATAATAACTCTGTAGGCATTCATTATTCTTCTGTAATAAATGTATTTCTGGCAATATTGCCTATCAGATTGGTCGTAAAAACATCAAAAGTTCCACCTATTAAACCACCAACAAGCGGCACGGCCTTGCCAATATTAATGGTGCCGCGCCCACTGGTTTTGGTTAACAATTGAATCCCGATTTTCTGATTAATGGCCATAATGGTTTTTTCGGAAATCTGCCCGATAATACTGGCGGTGATTCGTGACCCTGCTCTGATTCCTATTTCCTGAAGGATATCTTTGGCCATATTTCCTGCAAGGCATATATAGATCAGCGATTTTACCCTGTCGTCGCGTATATCGTAGCCGCCCATAAAAGCAATGGCTGCCACCATTCTGACCTGAAAATAAAGAACACTCACAAGATTTGCAGGGATTGAAACAGGTAGTGTTGCAAAGCCCCCCACTCCGGTAATAAAACCGCTGGAGCCAGCTTTGGTGTTTTGCCATCTGATGAGTGCGTTCACCCTTTCGGTGAGTGTGCCTTTTTGTTGCAGGTAGCTTTTTGCCAGATCTTCAGCTGTGTCCATTCCCGGAAGCCCCAATACTGCTTTTTCAAAAGCATAATCAAGGGCCTGCAAAACAATGGAATGGTTGGGTTTTGTTGTCATTTCACAACTTGACTGGTTGGTTTTATGTTATGGCTGTGTGTAAAGTAGTATGTGCTTTAAAAAGAAGCATTTGTTGTGATTCATCATGTAAACATAACAAGCTGTTTCGGCTTGGTGGCCTTCATCATTAAACAAAGAAACAAATATTGGGTTGTTGCCCGGGCAATAATAAATCAATAATTGGTATTGATTTGTTTCTTAGCAACACCTGTGCGTTCAATTTTCAATGTCATCAGTAAGAATACAATTCCGATAATAAAAAATATTCCGATAGCCAGCACCGAAAATCTCATGCTTCCTGTAAGTGCTTCAATCATGCCAAAACTGAAAGTTCCGGCAACAGTTGCGAGTTTTTCCATTACATCGTAAAAGCTGAAAAAACTGGTATGGTCTGTGGTTGATTCGGGGAGCATTTTGCTGTATGTTGAGCGGGCCAAAGCCTGTGAACCACCCATTACCAGCCCAATGAAAAATGCAGCAATCATAAACTGGGTGGAGTCAGAGATGTAATAGGCTCCGACACAAACAAAAATCCACATAAATACAGAAATCAATAAAGCCTGCAGATTGCCGATTTTGCCTGAAAGGCGCGAAAACATCCATGCGCCTCCCATTCCCACCAGTTGTATTATAAGAATGGTAGGAATCAGGATATCTTCTTTAAGTCCAATCTCCTTTTCGCCATATGTGGCTGCCATGAACATGGTTG includes these proteins:
- a CDS encoding carboxypeptidase regulatory-like domain-containing protein — its product is MKKKTITMRWLGAILVGVMLTSGIGLSAFAQSKVRRAPADPATFEKIPANRLNAGTFTVNRATGEAVDISVTVDFFYGEASWNIWSYDAVAYVYPSDQTFSASYQTVNVTEYLSPGDYSIDVWDGFGDGGISGIVKQGTTTLVQWFDDDYLFYGYFDFTVVATVPRLEITPLVLDLGQRPIDAWRKPGVFTLTNTGTGSVTVNASELDAPAFFALNNPTLPTTLEEGESVEVYVYTPGDATPGLLSGSYVAQWGASRAVSVADFAAEAYIPIQGNVWENPFIYANVNAPYGSGINSALGLNNVYELPDALPADGRNFVYKFVIPNDRLFFLDPLTTANAKWALYADGFEGVGGPDVDNSLVHGTGVIAGYPLFAGTYYLVFSTTGVDFNVYFDVSVAMPAPDAATYIAPSDGAINIVNGMELEWAFGDNTFEYQLILGTTYPPTTIVVDWTSDLATTYTLTNTQPNLQYFWKVNTRNTSGTTINPEVWGFTTTITPPANLDGNAEVYMGQNVVLTWDSPLDRALLGYNVYRDGIKINNAILTAATFTDVAPAYNMLGYDYNVTSVFDEGESAYSNTFTAQVTGKGTVSGNVKDALTLANLSGATVALVGEDEFGVDQTMTLTTDANGNYTGMVWAGVYDIRVSFDGYITQDLLDVNVPYNATVTNNFLLLEVPYPVDFVIASELNDNSVMLEWGFDLESFVPQHYPFDTKGMSASQIERAWKDFLGTNGYNASGNGTSNRALVEFQVWREKVYLPGAFEQIGTTSQTQFVDFDWGIQDWGVYKWYIVAVYTASQSAPVGSNSLDKDMNTMVDVTVALNSGDSPAGTLVEFTNTSEPELALGYSTLLGSSGTYQWSMFRRGTYDIMVSLPGYGTITETNVDIFDESSFEWLMDEILAKPTNLYVTPTGLATWEGGSVAPFAPVLESFDEGIPADWTQVTYSGNGFWEFCDNCGAGYEPINTDGKFAIANSDGNSSLVFDVGLFTAPYDLTGETAIYLDYDRNFQDYAGDGEISVKVYSGGTGAGNFEEQLDWATTDDPGAGVHKTYMIDPSGYADPSNVYFEFWYSTNGNTWAWFFAIDNVLVTNVAPAVRSFQAYKVFHDGVLVAEVTQPMYQYGTNGEALVDGETYLAEVAAVFSTGQSDRASYTWTYIACDNYPTPGSFAAVQLEGTIDVSLTWTTPTIPPADDQIAFARIYRDGEVLAEVTDGSYLDESLDFGTYTYCITFVYESGAETCPATICQTVEVTGAGTVNGNVKAAAYLGGANIEGAEVKLTNTDDNSIVFTFTTNAAGNYSGEVLAGTYDYLVSASGYTSATLSDVFVAETATVTNNFVLMEYPFPVSNVVAVDQQSSALIYWNSPGTTSGGSNTVYEEFDNGMPSMLVTDTPAASWTVANDLLNLNTTGAGVWRSAYYNSEFTDFVYEVEMQRTVGSTTGSMGIYVRGNGFMNPIAGNGGYANVFTITQGGSYWYATMLNGDLMGDWTGWLTSTAINTGGPNVISAVASGSTIQFMVNGILVHTVTNTTLTGGYCGVFAHEGTAAATTVWDYMMIEPGAVVRNYATNNVSHETKGNLQEVFLTYENNVEPKGLEVHTPKTGSSRELTGYNVWRTSCDGSAGLTFLGYTLDTTFVDNQFGNLDAGVYKWAVEAVYTNNTAEPQFSNCLDKDMVTTVSVSVITNSLDSPEETDVMFTNTSEPDLELVYETTLDASGVYTWDEFRKGTYDIYVEKNGFAPISITGYVIDGPEVFEWVLEELLLPVADLYVTPTGYATWRNGGIIPFEPFMEDFNNGLPESWTIVDGGSNSFTWGLTTSYNGNSIDGTPFMFANSDAAGSGSTMDEQLISPVINAENADELYLMFDYVYQYIGNEHFSVDVYDGADWVEVFYTAADSGPFPWGPTVSESIDVTEYANPMFQVRFNYVSNGWNWYVAVDNVVVTDNMDRYANRELQYYKVWLDGVFATDTENTFYQYDTQNLIPGQEYLAEVAAMYTTGMSAKMQYVWTYLPCDSFPGPVVFNGEVIDETDVLLTWSDVVPLELIQITQNPGAPANGYYQNYGYGYGVAYDLSAYPDALVNSLDFHHASWGVTGTWNYKIHIYNWDTKTLIGTYGPFQTTGNDIWEMGVELGDISTGGASTVALLMEPLSNSATDAYPDLSSDNEANPQGSIYGPLSDVNAIGSSTIGNFLMNMYIYTAYGAVQATPVNFDLVKAPAAQSRLANTNNVEIPVIHQSVNKTSRIDDPFMGANIYRDGMMIAEMVADTFYLDMDVDPGTYNYCITYVYESGAESCADANCIEISLTEDCVAPVNLVAELVDGTNEVSLMWNQVQAQEFRYDDGVATGQLGSSTGTINTVLGAKHNESAELTEMSWYLTNEGGPHTTVQIYVFGLTTAGLPDGNNVLYTASVSNTDDTWNTHTFPAAIMAEGGFFIGVGANGFVALGTDDGVGAPYVFQNNTHYFVGDYTAGGWETWETYNFTLNGLIRAMGVPGATASYAVNTNTTTASNSDFVYAASSQPVITGEPKWETSAQSADREFVGYNIYREGALLEELWPETTYTYVEVTPGNTCYTVTAVYSLCGESEPSNEACVDVPVGIDNPDMNSVMVYPNPSNSIVNLKLTQNISQVVVYNYVGQVVFEQNITKAQIIGLNVSQYESGAYLVKFVTRSGESFVKKVVVTK
- a CDS encoding EcsC family protein — protein: MTTKPNHSIVLQALDYAFEKAVLGLPGMDTAEDLAKSYLQQKGTLTERVNALIRWQNTKAGSSGFITGVGGFATLPVSIPANLVSVLYFQVRMVAAIAFMGGYDIRDDRVKSLIYICLAGNMAKDILQEIGIRAGSRITASIIGQISEKTIMAINQKIGIQLLTKTSGRGTINIGKAVPLVGGLIGGTFDVFTTNLIGNIARNTFITEE